The following proteins come from a genomic window of Gynuella sunshinyii YC6258:
- the fecE gene encoding Fe(3+) dicitrate ABC transporter ATP-binding protein FecE, protein MQLSTQNLVVGYDAETILNGIDLTVPDGKITALLGPNGCGKSTLLKTMARLLQPRSGQVLWQGQNLHRQPSRQIARQLAMLAQTQQIPEGVKVAELVAYGRSPYTGFWGRLDQTDRDIIERVMIQTGIQELAERMVTDLSGGQRQRVWLAMTLAQDTPYLLLDEPTTYMDLNHQVELMQLLRQLNRQGRTIVTVLHDINQACRYCDHLIVMANGAVHAQGTPTSVLTAELLEQVFSVKARIYPDPVAGTPMCVVE, encoded by the coding sequence ATGCAACTAAGCACTCAAAACCTGGTTGTGGGCTACGATGCCGAAACCATTCTCAACGGCATCGATCTGACGGTTCCCGACGGCAAAATCACCGCTTTGCTTGGGCCTAATGGTTGCGGCAAATCAACGCTGCTGAAAACCATGGCGCGACTACTGCAGCCACGTTCCGGCCAGGTATTGTGGCAGGGGCAGAATCTGCATCGCCAGCCGTCGCGGCAGATTGCCCGTCAACTGGCGATGCTGGCGCAGACCCAACAGATTCCAGAGGGTGTCAAAGTAGCGGAGCTGGTAGCCTATGGGCGCAGTCCCTACACCGGATTCTGGGGACGGCTAGACCAGACCGACCGTGACATCATTGAGCGGGTCATGATTCAGACCGGTATTCAGGAACTGGCTGAACGCATGGTTACCGACTTATCTGGTGGCCAGCGACAACGGGTCTGGCTGGCCATGACATTGGCCCAGGATACCCCGTATCTGCTATTGGACGAACCGACCACTTACATGGATCTCAACCATCAGGTTGAACTGATGCAACTGCTGCGACAGTTAAATCGTCAGGGGCGGACCATCGTCACCGTGCTGCACGACATCAACCAGGCCTGCCGTTACTGCGATCACCTCATCGTCATGGCCAACGGCGCGGTCCACGCTCAGGGGACACCCACTTCGGTACTTACCGCTGAACTGCTGGAACAAGTGTTTTCGGTCAAGGCCCGGATTTATCCTGATCCTGTCGCCGGTACGCCGATGTGTGTTGTGGAATGA
- the fecD gene encoding Fe(3+) dicitrate ABC transporter permease subunit FecD, translating to MNIAVFRLLTLALLVLLMMLLNLALGAVNLSWIQLWDGLHRESEYFFTVHEYRLPRIFLALAAGAMLALAGTLVQGVIRNPLASPDILGVSQGAGLAAVVMMTLWPQLSVMWLPWVALSGGFLAAGLLWLICGHKTPPVKFAITGVALAACCSSVIDFLMLTRPMEINNALLWLTGSLWGRGWSQLALVAPWLVLLVPAVWLAHRLNLIGLGDDNAVGLGVNVALVRGLALAIAVGLTSAAVSVCGPISFLGLVAPHLARQLTGGRHQQLIPAAILTGALLLLVADLAARMVDPPIELPAGIMTAIIGAPYFLWLLFKAK from the coding sequence ATGAATATCGCTGTTTTCCGATTGCTCACATTAGCGCTTCTGGTGCTGTTGATGATGTTGTTGAACTTGGCCCTGGGAGCGGTGAATTTATCCTGGATTCAGCTTTGGGATGGGCTACATCGGGAAAGTGAGTACTTCTTTACAGTGCATGAATATCGGCTGCCGAGGATCTTTCTGGCGTTGGCGGCAGGTGCCATGTTGGCGCTTGCTGGAACACTTGTTCAGGGCGTGATCCGCAATCCTCTGGCGTCACCGGACATTCTGGGTGTCAGTCAGGGAGCCGGGTTGGCAGCGGTGGTCATGATGACCCTTTGGCCGCAACTGTCGGTCATGTGGCTGCCGTGGGTGGCGCTGAGCGGAGGCTTTCTGGCGGCCGGCTTATTGTGGCTGATCTGCGGTCACAAAACACCACCGGTCAAATTTGCCATTACCGGCGTCGCACTGGCGGCCTGTTGCAGCAGCGTAATCGACTTTTTGATGCTGACGCGACCGATGGAAATCAACAATGCGCTGCTTTGGCTGACAGGCAGTTTATGGGGCAGGGGCTGGTCGCAACTGGCACTGGTGGCTCCCTGGCTGGTGCTGTTGGTACCGGCCGTATGGCTGGCGCACCGGCTGAATCTGATCGGATTGGGAGATGACAATGCGGTTGGTTTGGGGGTGAATGTTGCCCTGGTCCGGGGGCTGGCACTGGCGATTGCCGTTGGTCTCACATCTGCGGCAGTGTCTGTTTGTGGCCCCATAAGCTTTCTGGGACTGGTGGCTCCACATCTGGCCCGGCAACTGACTGGTGGCCGCCACCAGCAACTGATCCCGGCGGCCATTCTGACTGGCGCATTATTGTTGTTGGTCGCCGATCTTGCGGCCCGTATGGTCGATCCGCCGATTGAACTCCCGGCCGGCATCATGACGGCTATTATCGGCGCTCCTTATTTTCTCTGGTTGTTATTCAAGGCGAAGTAA
- a CDS encoding iron chelate uptake ABC transporter family permease subunit: MWLKSGLVTLALLLLAWCSLFAWSPIHISPAQALLALLRPQADSIAHAVVLDLRLPRMLTSMLVGASLAAAGVLMQGLTRNALASPAILGINAGAALGMALVSTVSSFMGVMLSSVAAMIGGGTAWILVMLLGAAWRPGAERGRLVLAGVAVSALCAALTKAAVIMAEDQAAGVMTWLAGSVANARWSVLAHLWPAVIPALFIALMLAPTLNLLTLGDDGARNLGVRIGWIRLLVGGVVLVLVGPTVAAVGSIAFVGLLVPHMVRGWIGVDHRRVLPLSMLLGAALVVLADIVSRAVVYPVETPVGAILALVGAPFFIYMVKVRT; this comes from the coding sequence ATGTGGCTAAAAAGTGGTTTGGTGACGCTGGCGTTGCTGCTGTTGGCATGGTGTTCACTGTTTGCCTGGTCACCGATCCACATATCCCCGGCACAGGCTTTGCTGGCACTGCTTCGGCCTCAGGCTGACAGCATTGCTCATGCTGTGGTATTGGACCTGCGCCTGCCACGGATGCTCACATCCATGTTGGTTGGTGCGTCACTGGCCGCCGCCGGTGTACTGATGCAGGGATTGACCCGTAATGCGCTGGCCTCACCGGCTATTCTGGGTATCAATGCCGGTGCAGCACTTGGAATGGCACTGGTATCGACGGTTTCATCATTTATGGGGGTCATGCTCAGCTCCGTGGCGGCAATGATTGGTGGTGGCACTGCCTGGATACTGGTCATGCTGCTCGGAGCCGCCTGGCGCCCCGGTGCCGAGCGCGGTCGGCTGGTGCTCGCCGGCGTGGCGGTATCGGCCTTGTGTGCGGCATTGACTAAAGCCGCAGTGATCATGGCCGAAGATCAGGCCGCCGGCGTGATGACCTGGCTCGCCGGCAGTGTCGCTAATGCCCGTTGGTCAGTCCTCGCTCACCTGTGGCCTGCGGTTATTCCTGCCCTGTTCATAGCATTGATGCTGGCTCCAACATTGAACTTGTTGACTCTCGGGGACGATGGAGCCCGTAACCTCGGTGTTCGTATCGGCTGGATCCGGCTGTTGGTCGGCGGTGTGGTGTTGGTACTGGTTGGTCCGACGGTTGCGGCGGTGGGGTCAATTGCGTTTGTCGGTTTACTGGTTCCACACATGGTGCGTGGCTGGATTGGTGTTGACCACCGGCGGGTGCTGCCGCTCAGCATGCTGTTGGGCGCTGCACTGGTGGTGCTGGCGGATATTGTCAGCCGGGCAGTGGTCTACCCGGTGGAGACCCCGGTCGGGGCGATACTGGCGCTGGTGGGGGCGCCGTTTTTTATCTACATGGTCAAAGTCCGTACATGA